The Faecalibacter bovis genome includes the window GAATACGGTGGAGCTGGATTAGATCAAATGTCTTACGGTATAATCATGCAAGAATTAGAGCGTGGAGATTCAGCTGTAAGATCTGCTGCTTCTGTACAATCTTCATTAGTAATGTACCCTATTTACAGCTATGGTTCGGAAGAACAAAAAAGAAAATTCTTACCAAAATTAGCTTCTGGTGAATTTATCGGATCTTTTGGTTTAACTGAGCCAAACCATGGATCAAACCCAGGCGGAATGGAAACTCGATTAACAAAAGATGGTGAACATTATCGTTTAAATGGAGCGAAAATGTGGATTACAAATGCACCAGTTTGTGATATTGCAGTTGTTTGGGCTAAAGATGATGAAGGTAAAATTAGAGGAGTTATTGTTGAAAGAGCAATGGAAGGACTTTCTACACCTGAAACAATGAACAAATGGTCTTTACGTGCATCGAAAACAGGAGAATTAGTTTTTGATAATATCTTAATTAAAGAAGAAAACATTTTACCAGGAGTTAAAAGTTTAAGAGGTCCATTATCTTGTTTAAACTCGGCTAGATACGGAATTTCTTGGGGTGTAATCGGAGCTGCAATTGATT containing:
- a CDS encoding acyl-CoA dehydrogenase family protein encodes the protein MNTTTDYFKIDDLLTEEHLIIRQSVRDFVDKEIKPIIDECAHEHKDVPDLMKKLGAIGALGPYIPEEYGGAGLDQMSYGIIMQELERGDSAVRSAASVQSSLVMYPIYSYGSEEQKRKFLPKLASGEFIGSFGLTEPNHGSNPGGMETRLTKDGEHYRLNGAKMWITNAPVCDIAVVWAKDDEGKIRGVIVERAMEGLSTPETMNKWSLRASKTGELVFDNILIKEENILPGVKSLRGPLSCLNSARYGISWGVIGAAIDCYETALKYSLERTQFGKPIASYQLQQKKLAEFITDITKAQLLVWRLGTLKNEDKATPEQISMAKRNNVKMAIDIARESRQIIGAMGIIGDFPNMRHAANLESVITYEGTHDVHLLITGADVTGINAFV